GGCGTCCCGGTTGGCGAACGTGGATTACGTGCCACCCTCGCACCTGCGTCAGGCGGCGCTGCGTGACTTTGGGCAGATTCTGACCTATCAGGATGCCGGTTATGTCAGCCCCAAAGCCTACGCCGAAGCGCTGGAACTGGCCCAGGGCGTGCTGGAAGAGAAGAAGAAGGGACCGAAAGTAGGGGGCCAGGCTGTAGAGGAAAGGTGACGAAAAGGAAATAGCCTGGCCACTGCTGCAGGCGTAAAAAAGCGCCTCATCATCTGCTTGTGACATTTTTCCCTAACGCAATATCAGTAGCGAATCATAAACTGTGGGTATGTCCAAATCCAAGACGGAGACCCGCACTCGCCGCCCCGCCCGCACGGCCAAGGCCCCGCCAGCGGTCCGTGTCGCTCCGCCTGAGGAGCAAGCCGAGCTACTCCCCAATACCCGTGTGCATCCCCACAGTTACGGTTTGGACGAGCGGCGGATTGAGGACCGCCACACCGATGAGCGCGGCGAGAACAAGCTCGGCTCACGGGCGGTGGCCACCGAGGACATCCTGCTCAAAACCCCGATTGACGATCTGGACAGCGTGGCCCGCACCCTGATGGACGCCCTTTCGCCTGATGAGCAGCGGCATCTGATCCGTGAACTGCGGCGCGGACAGACAGAGCCTACGGAGCAAAGTGCCGACTTGGACGCGCAGCTGGACCCCGCCTGGCGCGAGGGGGCCTATCCCTACCTGTACCGCATGAGCCGCAAAGCTTATGAGCAGGAGAAATACCAGCTACAGATCGAGCTGCTCAAATTTCAGGCCTGGGTCAAGGAGACCGGGCAAAAAGTCGTGATCATTTTTGAGGGCCGGGACGCAGCGGGCAAGGGTGGCACCATCAAACGCTTTACCGAGCACCTAAATCCGCGTGGCAGCCGGGTGGTGGCCCTGGAAAAACCCACCGCCACTGAGGCGGGTCAGTGGTATTTTCAGCGCTACATTCAGCATCTGCCCACTGCCGGCGAGATCGTGCTGTTTGATCGCTCGTGGTACAACCGCGCTGGGGTAGAGCGTGTCATGGGCTTTTGCAGCGAGGACGAATACCATGAATTTTTGCGTCAGGTGCCGGAGTTCGAGCGGCAACTGGTCCGCAGTGGCACGCGCCTGATCAAGTTCTGGTTCAGCGTGAGCCGCGCCGAGCAGCGCCGCCGCTTTAGGGAGCGGCAGGTGCATCCGCTCAAGCAGTGGAAGCTCTCGCCGATTGACATGGCCAGCCTGGACAAATGGGATGAATACACTCGGGCCAAGGAAGCCATGTTCTTTCATACCGACACTGCCGATGCCCCCTGGTACGTGGTCAAGAGTGACGACAAAAAGCGGGCGCGCCTGAATGCCATGCGGCACGTGCTGAGTACGTTGCCGTACGATAACCGCGACCCCCGTAACGTGGGCACGCCCGACCCGCTGATCGTGGGCCGCCCGCAGGGAATGTACGACCGCGACGACCTGCCAGATCTGGCCGAAGTGCCGGGTCAGCCAGGGCAGGAGCGTGGTCAGGCTGGGCAAGCCGGGAAAGCGAGTGTCAAGGG
This sequence is a window from Deinococcus radiophilus. Protein-coding genes within it:
- the ppk2 gene encoding polyphosphate kinase 2, which translates into the protein MSKSKTETRTRRPARTAKAPPAVRVAPPEEQAELLPNTRVHPHSYGLDERRIEDRHTDERGENKLGSRAVATEDILLKTPIDDLDSVARTLMDALSPDEQRHLIRELRRGQTEPTEQSADLDAQLDPAWREGAYPYLYRMSRKAYEQEKYQLQIELLKFQAWVKETGQKVVIIFEGRDAAGKGGTIKRFTEHLNPRGSRVVALEKPTATEAGQWYFQRYIQHLPTAGEIVLFDRSWYNRAGVERVMGFCSEDEYHEFLRQVPEFERQLVRSGTRLIKFWFSVSRAEQRRRFRERQVHPLKQWKLSPIDMASLDKWDEYTRAKEAMFFHTDTADAPWYVVKSDDKKRARLNAMRHVLSTLPYDNRDPRNVGTPDPLIVGRPQGMYDRDDLPDLAEVPGQPGQERGQAGQAGKASVKGKKQR